The following nucleotide sequence is from Acyrthosiphon pisum isolate AL4f chromosome A2, pea_aphid_22Mar2018_4r6ur, whole genome shotgun sequence.
tatatattcacaaTTTTACATGGATGTCagaattttatgatttacataTTTGGTTTTAGTCTATGTAGTTGAACATGGGTAATCATTACAATTCATAGGACAtaaaattcaatgaaaaatattttagggaATATTTAggaatatgatacaatataaaatatgtattgcttAATTAGCTGTTGCCTGTTCCAACAATTAACTTTTCTATTTCTTCAATATCATAATCAgataaaaattcctaaaaaatagGTTTATCTATTTTGTATCTATTTGACAACTGAAGTTGAACgggtatacttgaaaatgtacagATGAAATCGACAAAGCCAAAGATTCTTAAAAAtgcactatttaatattttacaaacataaaaattattgagaataatTTCTTTAACAATTTAGGAACCctattaacaaaatttaaaaacatacgtttcaatacttataaaattcaaatattatgtaccagaGTAGATTTTTAAATAGTGTACCATTGTACACCAAGAACTTCATTTcgtcatattttgtatttcacgCAAATTACTAGTTACTAATGTAATTAGAACTGCACACGCCATTAACCCTTGACCACGTGAGTGTTATCATTTAAACAAGatggataatttaatataataataaaaagggaCGTTTTTTAACTTAAGACACAAATACACGATCCctaaaaactgtataattacGGCTATGTTAGTCGTGCTATGCTTGTCTAGTGATAGCAACCTCAAATTTAGAAATAAGAACGCAATTTCGCAAGTACATAACATTAATgcttatcaaatatcaaatattatttttttatcattttatcatattgAAAAGAAATGcacaacatttgaaaatgtgtatgtcaataattttcttatttttaatgcgtttgaattttcataatatttttgatgaatCTGTCTGAacactcacaaaaaaaaattaattaaatttacgaAATTCCGTCTAATTCACCTACCAAATAATTTAGGCCGGGTTGCATAAAGAACAGTCTGTACATTTATTACCGGCCCTGTAAGGTTTTAATGATTGTGTAAactatgcataaataaatattaaattattgataaccgtggttaccaaataaattaaaccGTAATAAACCATGTGTTATTCTTatcattctaataatattaccgaTCTGTAGATGCAAAATTCTATCTGCAGTTTACAGGTCCGATAGCCGATAATTTACAGAGCCGGTAACTTTACCGAGCGTTCAAGCAACaccttattttatttacagagcTATTAACGCACAGATTAATTTACAGATTTGTAAGTCGTTACAGAACGTTTATGCAACCCGGCATTAGTCATGGGTCCTACATCAAGAGTTTTCTACGTTGGCGACACTGTAACGCGTAACCAACTTCATGCCCGACCAATGCATTTTGTAGGGCCGATCGCCGAGCTACAACACTTGAATGCTGATTCGATAATCATTTTCTTCTTACCCATAGTTGGAGTTctcataaatttgtcaaaatgaAGTAAGTTTTATCCGCATTAATCGCGCTTCCTTACCAATTTCCAAATTGTTCACCTCGACAAATGCTTTTGGCGTTAATTGGTGCCACGTAATTACCTAACTTTTCGCTCGTCTGACTATCATGGACGTCGAATTATCTCTTTCGAATATATCGCCAATCTATCCTACTCTGATGGTTGATGTctggtttttattaatttttgttttttacttgaAGGATCGGACTCTGCGCCTACAGCGGGTACAAAATCTACCCAGGACATGGAAAAACCATGGTCAAAGCTGACGGAAAGGTGAGTTTTTTGTCGAATTTCTATACTTTAACGTTTCTCATTGAGCTTTTCTACTTCACGCTGTAGAAAGGTGACTTTTGTTTCACGTAAATAATCCTGTCTTGTTATACCTAGACATTCACTTTTCTCAATTCAAAATGCGAGCGCGCTCACTTAATGAAGAGGAACCCCCGTAAAGTGACATGGACGATATTGTACAGGTAAGCAATTGTTGCCTTTTTATGTTatggatatatttattttattattatttgatgttaTTCAGACGCAAGCATCGCAAGGGTCAAGAAGAAGAAATGACCAAAAAGAAGACAAGGAGAACTCAAAAATTCCAACGTGCTATTGTCGGTGCATCCCTCACTGATATTTTGGCCAAGAGGAACATGAAACCTGAGATGAGGAAAGCTCAACGAGATATTGCCATCaagtaagataatatttttataaaatcacataatttattctaaaatatatttcccaATTGAATGTACTTTAATCTATTTGCTATTTACctaactcaaaatatatttttaattcagtaaTTATCCCTTGTTTATCGTGTTTGGATTTTGCATTAAATCTAAACGTACTGGTGAGGGTATATCAAACAACATCTTTTAAACACTCATATATcgaatttaaatgatataatgaaAGTACCTGTCGAGATGTACAATAATCTTTTATGgaccaattttatatttttataataagttttattagaTACCTTAGTAGGTATACCCATCATTGTACATgcacctacctattttatttctagTGATTATCATAAATAAGTATTTGCTACTATTGAACAGTAGTAGGTAATGATAAGAAATCATAACTgaggaaattattataaatgagcaCCTACCCTATtgatatttaagttaaatttattcaattttagtatTTGTCCAATGATTATCATTAATAAGTATTTGCTACTATTGAACAATGGTAATGATTAGAATTCATGACTGAGgaaattattgtattgaatatgggtaatattgattttttatgttaaattttttattttaattatctcctatcattatgttttaatttgaatatttgttatCTTGAATCTAAAACCTGATGAAAAACTATTTATGAGAGATTGCacatatacctaatagatatatttaagACACACTGTGTACATTATTCTAAAAAGTTTTCTAtgatgtatttaagtatttgcTACTATTGATTAttctgataataaataaaattctgaGAAAACATTaacttacacaatataatatttatatattatcttaaccTAGTATATGGTGTTGGCTTaagaagttaaaaataattgaaatcactaaacatatttataatatagtacctataagtatttgctatgactgttttttttattatactgtcAACTGaccaacaacattttaatattcaatcaaacaatttatttttgttttattcaatttcattaaaataatactatccttatgattatattttaattcgagTATTTGCTATCTTGATCTTAAAATGATGAGAACCCATCTATGAAggatagttttaatatttttaataaatttgtttatgtttaagtataatataaatccttgtgattatttttttatttcgagtaTTTGCTATCTTGAATTTAAACCATGATGAGAATCCATTTATGAAGGATAAATAGTTTAGTTAATGTTTAGTTcagcttaaatatttaaatccttatgattatttttttatttcgagtaTTTGCTATCTTGAATTTTAACATGATGAGAATCCATTTATGAAGGGTAAATAGTttagtttaatgtttaaatatttaaatccttgtgattattttttcatttcgaGTATTTGCTATCTTGAATTTTAACATGATGAGAATCCATGTATGAAGGGTAAATAGTTtagttaatgtttaaatatttaaagccttatgattatttttttatttcgagtaTTTGCTATCTTGAATTTTAACATGATGAGAATCCATTTATGAAGGGTAAATAGTTtagttaatgtttaaatatttaaagccttatgattattttttatttagagtaTTTGCTATCTTAAATTTCAGCATGATGAGAAATCATCTATGAAGGGGTATATATAATGTCAGCTATTTTCAATCTTGTGTATCattgtaaatgttatttttactaaacataGTACTTAGATAGTATTAGAAGATTAaaccttaataattttaacaaaaattttcatttggtttttaaaggtaaattataatttaaaccctTGTTTATCgtgttttgattttacataagTTAGAACGTACTGGCAAgggtatattaaataacatctTTTAAACACTCATATAtccattaaaaatgatataatgaaAGTACCTGTCGAgatgaacaaatattttcagttgtattttgtttgtggtttgaattaaatttttagtatgatgttagtttattattattaatgtctaaaaataatataaatatgatactaattgtaaatagaaataatagcGTACTACCTTGTATGCCtaattgttttgatttgatCTTTCCCTTGTTTATCGTGTTTGGATTTTACATAAGTTTGAACGTACTGGCAAGGGTATACTAAAAACCATATCTTTTAAACACTCATATATcgatttaaaatgatataatgaaAGTACCTGTCGAGATaaacatataagtataatagtttgtctgcgtttattaaaaaatgttcattttaattcattttttgatttaaattttgattgtaATATGATACTAGTTGTTATAAATACTAGGCatcttcaataatattaattcaatatctCAAATTTTTTCTTAGAATTGCAGATATCTCTAATctctaatatattgtaaaatatatatcgataatcaaaattaatttttaattaatggcCATTGAGTATTTGAGTTACCAGAAACCATCTGAATTTAATGCTAAAGatcttttacaatatattttaaaaacaatttgtctattagtcatataaattattgttgccTTCCTAAATTATCGCACAAAACTAtatcaatattcaaaaatattttgttgaagaaGCCACTAAAGTCTTAAAGTAgaacaatatgtattattaggattttaaattgaaataattatttatcgtgTCTACttaatttcttttcttttctttttccctTGTTTATCGTGTTTGGATTTTTCATAAGTTTGAACGTACTGGCAAgggtatattaaataacatctTTTAAACACTCATATATCCATTAAAGATGATATAATGAAAGTACCTGTCGAgatatacatagatattttcagtttaaattaaatgttgtagTTTAatgtttagttaattattatgaatagctAAAAatgatagaaataattatttatattctatgcctaatcaattttcttttctttttccctTGTTTATCGTGTTTGGATTTTACATAAGTTTGAACGTACTGGCGAGGGTATACTAAATAACATATCTTTTAAACACTCATATATcgatttaaaatgatataatgaaAGTACCTGTCGAGATAAACATAAGATATATCAGTTTTATGTGTTTTTCGTATTATAGTTCTTAGCTTAAATTAAGATTCTAatacaatgtttaatttattattaatgctaATGTCTAAAAGTAATAATGATTGGATATAGAAATATCTATttgtcatgtatattatatacctgccaACTTGATTTTCTTTTTCCCTTGTTTATCGTGTTTGGATTTTACATAGGTTTGAACGTACTGGCAAgggtatattaaataacatatcttTTAAACACtcatatatctataaaaatgataaaattacctGTCGAGATAAACACGTAggtaatctattatatttagttcAACATACAATTCTCAAGACTACTCTTATACAGTAATTTGTTATCTCCGTCTCATCTAATCAACGTAGGAAATTAAAATTCCGATTAATTACTAcagttataactttattatgcAGAATTTTTTATTGCTTTAAAAATTTGCCAGACTAAGAAAACTAAATTTACTAACAACTTCTTAATGTAAGTTttagtttgataaattataactgtaatattatggtaaagttttaattaacttcactggtttttgtattaaaactattattactttaatataaaaccaAACCTCACCTTCATAATAATAgtgatgattattttaaaatgtatacttgttTATAGTGTTTGGCTTTACATTTGAAAGTTCTagcaaaagtatattatataaattatcttttaatcATGATTTAGTGAAAATACCTATCGAGATGaacgtaaatagttaataaagtaTGAGTGTATAACAATGTTGATTGtacttacaattatataatattagttaatttaaacatattaaacatcTAAATAagctcaattttaaattaataaaacattaaatattattactattgtgcCTGAATGACTATGATATATGccaataaaaattcataatatggtatgaatgtgtattataaaattacaattttttagggTGGCTAAGGACCAAAAGAAGGCTGCTAGAGCAGCTAAGAAGCCTCCTCCACCACCTCCATCAAAAACGAaggtaacatttaaatttattatttgtgattattattcaacacttattttatttttgtagaaacAACCCAAGAAAGTGCAAACAAAATCTGTACAACAAAAGGCTGCTCCTCGTGTTGGTGGAAAACGATAGTTATTATcacctattaataaaaaacttcattgaaaaaaaaaactattttcatttcATCTGTCAACCTTTCCTAACTGTAACAGACTATCAAATGATACtttaatttgttatgtttatGTTACATATTTCTTCTCTAGTCAAAGTTAGAGAATCTATACTCTGtcttaaaatagaataattagtCTGCAGGCAGATTTTCGTCAGTCTTGCAAATCTACTATATATTCTCATCGCACAAAAAGTGATTGTTCACTTTTGAAAAGAGTATAAGTATGTTGACAAATCAACATTACTCTGTTCAAGAACAAGTCATACATGTCTTactaatcattttattattcttaacaattaaatatttaaatgaaggtaatacctaagttttttttattaattttgtctaTTGCAATTTGAGGTTaaagtgtttttaatattgtatgtactttattaacaaaataacatcAAGACTTAGGTATTcagatttaaattgtaatgaatttttaactagaaaattattatttttgtgaaaatttgaacaccataaaaataatcttgctatgtatttttgatattatctaaTTGACAACTTGTAAGGAACCCTTATTAAATACATGTTTGccaatgtaaacaatttttcatatttaaatgtaaacacGGGAATCTTGGTGATTTTCAATTCTTGTAATGATCCTTGAAAACAACATCCAATGGTTATGCTGTTTTTTTTATGAGGACGTAAACCCATAACATGTTTCTGTCCTCTCACACGCACGGCATACAAATTTTCGTCCACCTGCGTGCTGTGGATGTTGAGTGAACTAAGGATGTGACTGAGACGTgagttatgaacattttcaaatatcaatactttcatagtttcatactcataattaaaatatcgtgaAAACCCTATCGAGAGAACagag
It contains:
- the Rpl24 gene encoding ribosomal protein L24, with translation MKIGLCAYSGYKIYPGHGKTMVKADGKTFTFLNSKCERAHLMKRNPRKVTWTILYRRKHRKGQEEEMTKKKTRRTQKFQRAIVGASLTDILAKRNMKPEMRKAQRDIAIKVAKDQKKAARAAKKPPPPPPSKTKKQPKKVQTKSVQQKAAPRVGGKR